The following coding sequences are from one Carassius gibelio isolate Cgi1373 ecotype wild population from Czech Republic chromosome B7, carGib1.2-hapl.c, whole genome shotgun sequence window:
- the LOC127962653 gene encoding protein naked cuticle homolog 1 isoform X2 codes for MGKLHSKHAAICKARESPEGDSFVVNACLARKGLDDWMVKQKYYCPSSRVDQQDCQQKNTCGLSPRDLLDEGYAEGISDERYRLEVALPPEKTDICNVEERMQDTEGSATVGPHKQLQFEELECAVSVEEDNRQEWTFTLYDFDNNGKVTREDITSLLHTIYEVVDASVNHSPSSSKTLRVKLSVAPDSSQKWRNCTQSNTDTPHPKHKGEKCIEDSKTSEKKSRAFLRRYHADHHNQQGCQRHCVDENLERRNHYLDLAGIENYTSRFGAGTILKAAPAAEPAKPNHTTRSSNQTRSRSQEPENVHAYSVHHRRSQTISTDPPAILSRHTHALRSPKTHRTPSTQASAGRVIRRGAPPPPAVSNQTPPHQSSGPYRRHKQRPKEGLHYRALGPTVTSGPVVEKEHVRDLPSLVLYEGGLAQVVQRHEHHHHHEHHHHYHHFYQS; via the exons ATGGGTAAACTTCATTCCAAACATG ctgcTATTTGTAAAGCGAGGGAGAGTCCTGAAG GCGATAGTTTTGTAGTTAACGCGTGTTTGGCGAGGAAAGGACTGGATGACTGGATGGTAAAGCAGAAGTATTACTGCCCGAGCTCTCGTGTAGATCAGCAGGACTGCCAGCAGAAAAATACCTGCGGACTGTCTCCACGG GACCTGTTGGATGAAGGTTATGCTGAAGGTATCAGTGACGAACGTTATCGTTTAGAAG TGGCCCTGCCCCCTGAGAAGACTGACATCTGTAATGTGGAAGAGAGAATGCAGGACACTGAAGGCTCTGCCACTGTCGGcccacacaaacaattacagtttgag GAGTTGGAGTGTGCTGTATCAGTTGAAGAAGATAACAGGCAGGAGTGGACTTTCACCCTCTACGATTTCGATAACAATGGCAAGGTCACACGAGAG GACATCACCAGTCTACTGCACACCATATATGAGGTGGTGGACGCGTCAGTGAATCACTCCCCCAGCAGCAGTAAGACCCTCAGGGTGAAGCTCTCTGTTGCTCCAGACTCCAGCCAGAAATGGAGGAACTGCACCCAGAGCAACACAG ACACTCCCCATCCCAAACATAAGGGAGAAAAGTGTATCGAGGACTCCAAGACTTCGGAGAAAAAGTCAAGAGCCTTTCTTAG GCGTTACCATGCTGATCACCACAACCAGCAAGGTTGCCAGCGGCACTGTGTAGATGAGAACTTGGAGAGAAGAAACCATTACCTTGACCTGGCTGGCATTGAAAACTACACATCCCGCTTTGGAGCAGGTacaatcttaaagg CAGCTCCTGCCGCAGAACCAGCAAAACCCAACCATACCACACGTTCATCCAATCAGACACGCTCACGTTCTCAGGAACCAGAGAATGTGCACGCATACTCTGTTCACCATCGGCGCTCACAGACCATCTCCACAGACCCTCCTGCCATCCTCTCCCGGCACACACACGCACTTCGTTCACCTAAAACGCACCGCACGCCATCCACACAGGCCTCTGCCGGTCGGGTGATAAGAAGAGGAGCGCCCCCTCCCCCAGCGGTCTCCAACCAGACCCCTCCGCACCAAAGCTCAGGCCCGTACCGACGACACAAGCAGAGGCCTAAAGAGGGCCTGCACTATCGGGCTCTTGGGCCGACCGTGACGTCTGGCCCAGTCGTGGAGAAAGAGCATGTGAGGGATCTGCCCAGTCTGGTGCTATATGAAGGAGGACTAGCTCAGGTGGTCCAACGACatgagcatcatcatcatcacgaaCATCATCATCACTACCATCACTTCTATCAGTCCTGA
- the LOC127962653 gene encoding protein naked cuticle homolog 1 isoform X3, whose translation MGKLHSKHAAICKARESPEGDSFVVNACLARKGLDDWMVKQKYYCPSSRVDQQDCQQKNTCGLSPRDLLDEGYAEGISDERYRLEVALPPEKTDICNVEERMQDTEGSATVGPHKQLQFEELECAVSVEEDNRQEWTFTLYDFDNNGKVTREDITSLLHTIYEVVDASVNHSPSSSKTLRVKLSVAPDSSQKWRNCTQSNTADTPHPKHKGEKCIEDSKTSEKKSRAFLRRYHADHHNQQGCQRHCVDENLERRNHYLDLAGIENYTSRFGAGTILKAPAAEPAKPNHTTRSSNQTRSRSQEPENVHAYSVHHRRSQTISTDPPAILSRHTHALRSPKTHRTPSTQASAGRVIRRGAPPPPAVSNQTPPHQSSGPYRRHKQRPKEGLHYRALGPTVTSGPVVEKEHVRDLPSLVLYEGGLAQVVQRHEHHHHHEHHHHYHHFYQS comes from the exons ATGGGTAAACTTCATTCCAAACATG ctgcTATTTGTAAAGCGAGGGAGAGTCCTGAAG GCGATAGTTTTGTAGTTAACGCGTGTTTGGCGAGGAAAGGACTGGATGACTGGATGGTAAAGCAGAAGTATTACTGCCCGAGCTCTCGTGTAGATCAGCAGGACTGCCAGCAGAAAAATACCTGCGGACTGTCTCCACGG GACCTGTTGGATGAAGGTTATGCTGAAGGTATCAGTGACGAACGTTATCGTTTAGAAG TGGCCCTGCCCCCTGAGAAGACTGACATCTGTAATGTGGAAGAGAGAATGCAGGACACTGAAGGCTCTGCCACTGTCGGcccacacaaacaattacagtttgag GAGTTGGAGTGTGCTGTATCAGTTGAAGAAGATAACAGGCAGGAGTGGACTTTCACCCTCTACGATTTCGATAACAATGGCAAGGTCACACGAGAG GACATCACCAGTCTACTGCACACCATATATGAGGTGGTGGACGCGTCAGTGAATCACTCCCCCAGCAGCAGTAAGACCCTCAGGGTGAAGCTCTCTGTTGCTCCAGACTCCAGCCAGAAATGGAGGAACTGCACCCAGAGCAACACAG CAGACACTCCCCATCCCAAACATAAGGGAGAAAAGTGTATCGAGGACTCCAAGACTTCGGAGAAAAAGTCAAGAGCCTTTCTTAG GCGTTACCATGCTGATCACCACAACCAGCAAGGTTGCCAGCGGCACTGTGTAGATGAGAACTTGGAGAGAAGAAACCATTACCTTGACCTGGCTGGCATTGAAAACTACACATCCCGCTTTGGAGCAGGTacaatcttaaagg CTCCTGCCGCAGAACCAGCAAAACCCAACCATACCACACGTTCATCCAATCAGACACGCTCACGTTCTCAGGAACCAGAGAATGTGCACGCATACTCTGTTCACCATCGGCGCTCACAGACCATCTCCACAGACCCTCCTGCCATCCTCTCCCGGCACACACACGCACTTCGTTCACCTAAAACGCACCGCACGCCATCCACACAGGCCTCTGCCGGTCGGGTGATAAGAAGAGGAGCGCCCCCTCCCCCAGCGGTCTCCAACCAGACCCCTCCGCACCAAAGCTCAGGCCCGTACCGACGACACAAGCAGAGGCCTAAAGAGGGCCTGCACTATCGGGCTCTTGGGCCGACCGTGACGTCTGGCCCAGTCGTGGAGAAAGAGCATGTGAGGGATCTGCCCAGTCTGGTGCTATATGAAGGAGGACTAGCTCAGGTGGTCCAACGACatgagcatcatcatcatcacgaaCATCATCATCACTACCATCACTTCTATCAGTCCTGA
- the LOC127962653 gene encoding protein naked cuticle homolog 1 isoform X1: MGKLHSKHAAICKARESPEGDSFVVNACLARKGLDDWMVKQKYYCPSSRVDQQDCQQKNTCGLSPRDLLDEGYAEGISDERYRLEVALPPEKTDICNVEERMQDTEGSATVGPHKQLQFEELECAVSVEEDNRQEWTFTLYDFDNNGKVTREDITSLLHTIYEVVDASVNHSPSSSKTLRVKLSVAPDSSQKWRNCTQSNTADTPHPKHKGEKCIEDSKTSEKKSRAFLRRYHADHHNQQGCQRHCVDENLERRNHYLDLAGIENYTSRFGAGTILKAAPAAEPAKPNHTTRSSNQTRSRSQEPENVHAYSVHHRRSQTISTDPPAILSRHTHALRSPKTHRTPSTQASAGRVIRRGAPPPPAVSNQTPPHQSSGPYRRHKQRPKEGLHYRALGPTVTSGPVVEKEHVRDLPSLVLYEGGLAQVVQRHEHHHHHEHHHHYHHFYQS; the protein is encoded by the exons ATGGGTAAACTTCATTCCAAACATG ctgcTATTTGTAAAGCGAGGGAGAGTCCTGAAG GCGATAGTTTTGTAGTTAACGCGTGTTTGGCGAGGAAAGGACTGGATGACTGGATGGTAAAGCAGAAGTATTACTGCCCGAGCTCTCGTGTAGATCAGCAGGACTGCCAGCAGAAAAATACCTGCGGACTGTCTCCACGG GACCTGTTGGATGAAGGTTATGCTGAAGGTATCAGTGACGAACGTTATCGTTTAGAAG TGGCCCTGCCCCCTGAGAAGACTGACATCTGTAATGTGGAAGAGAGAATGCAGGACACTGAAGGCTCTGCCACTGTCGGcccacacaaacaattacagtttgag GAGTTGGAGTGTGCTGTATCAGTTGAAGAAGATAACAGGCAGGAGTGGACTTTCACCCTCTACGATTTCGATAACAATGGCAAGGTCACACGAGAG GACATCACCAGTCTACTGCACACCATATATGAGGTGGTGGACGCGTCAGTGAATCACTCCCCCAGCAGCAGTAAGACCCTCAGGGTGAAGCTCTCTGTTGCTCCAGACTCCAGCCAGAAATGGAGGAACTGCACCCAGAGCAACACAG CAGACACTCCCCATCCCAAACATAAGGGAGAAAAGTGTATCGAGGACTCCAAGACTTCGGAGAAAAAGTCAAGAGCCTTTCTTAG GCGTTACCATGCTGATCACCACAACCAGCAAGGTTGCCAGCGGCACTGTGTAGATGAGAACTTGGAGAGAAGAAACCATTACCTTGACCTGGCTGGCATTGAAAACTACACATCCCGCTTTGGAGCAGGTacaatcttaaagg CAGCTCCTGCCGCAGAACCAGCAAAACCCAACCATACCACACGTTCATCCAATCAGACACGCTCACGTTCTCAGGAACCAGAGAATGTGCACGCATACTCTGTTCACCATCGGCGCTCACAGACCATCTCCACAGACCCTCCTGCCATCCTCTCCCGGCACACACACGCACTTCGTTCACCTAAAACGCACCGCACGCCATCCACACAGGCCTCTGCCGGTCGGGTGATAAGAAGAGGAGCGCCCCCTCCCCCAGCGGTCTCCAACCAGACCCCTCCGCACCAAAGCTCAGGCCCGTACCGACGACACAAGCAGAGGCCTAAAGAGGGCCTGCACTATCGGGCTCTTGGGCCGACCGTGACGTCTGGCCCAGTCGTGGAGAAAGAGCATGTGAGGGATCTGCCCAGTCTGGTGCTATATGAAGGAGGACTAGCTCAGGTGGTCCAACGACatgagcatcatcatcatcacgaaCATCATCATCACTACCATCACTTCTATCAGTCCTGA
- the LOC127962653 gene encoding protein naked cuticle homolog 1 isoform X5 — protein MGKLHSKHAAICKARESPEGDSFVVNACLARKGLDDWMVKQKYYCPSSRVDQQDCQQKNTCGLSPRDLLDEGYAEGISDERYRLEVALPPEKTDICNVEERMQDTEGSATVGPHKQLQFEELECAVSVEEDNRQEWTFTLYDFDNNGKVTREDITSLLHTIYEVVDASVNHSPSSSKTLRVKLSVAPDSSQKWRNCTQSNTDTPHPKHKGEKCIEDSKTSEKKSRAFLRRYHADHHNQQGCQRHCVDENLERRNHYLDLAGIENYTSRFGAAAPAAEPAKPNHTTRSSNQTRSRSQEPENVHAYSVHHRRSQTISTDPPAILSRHTHALRSPKTHRTPSTQASAGRVIRRGAPPPPAVSNQTPPHQSSGPYRRHKQRPKEGLHYRALGPTVTSGPVVEKEHVRDLPSLVLYEGGLAQVVQRHEHHHHHEHHHHYHHFYQS, from the exons ATGGGTAAACTTCATTCCAAACATG ctgcTATTTGTAAAGCGAGGGAGAGTCCTGAAG GCGATAGTTTTGTAGTTAACGCGTGTTTGGCGAGGAAAGGACTGGATGACTGGATGGTAAAGCAGAAGTATTACTGCCCGAGCTCTCGTGTAGATCAGCAGGACTGCCAGCAGAAAAATACCTGCGGACTGTCTCCACGG GACCTGTTGGATGAAGGTTATGCTGAAGGTATCAGTGACGAACGTTATCGTTTAGAAG TGGCCCTGCCCCCTGAGAAGACTGACATCTGTAATGTGGAAGAGAGAATGCAGGACACTGAAGGCTCTGCCACTGTCGGcccacacaaacaattacagtttgag GAGTTGGAGTGTGCTGTATCAGTTGAAGAAGATAACAGGCAGGAGTGGACTTTCACCCTCTACGATTTCGATAACAATGGCAAGGTCACACGAGAG GACATCACCAGTCTACTGCACACCATATATGAGGTGGTGGACGCGTCAGTGAATCACTCCCCCAGCAGCAGTAAGACCCTCAGGGTGAAGCTCTCTGTTGCTCCAGACTCCAGCCAGAAATGGAGGAACTGCACCCAGAGCAACACAG ACACTCCCCATCCCAAACATAAGGGAGAAAAGTGTATCGAGGACTCCAAGACTTCGGAGAAAAAGTCAAGAGCCTTTCTTAG GCGTTACCATGCTGATCACCACAACCAGCAAGGTTGCCAGCGGCACTGTGTAGATGAGAACTTGGAGAGAAGAAACCATTACCTTGACCTGGCTGGCATTGAAAACTACACATCCCGCTTTGGAGCAG CAGCTCCTGCCGCAGAACCAGCAAAACCCAACCATACCACACGTTCATCCAATCAGACACGCTCACGTTCTCAGGAACCAGAGAATGTGCACGCATACTCTGTTCACCATCGGCGCTCACAGACCATCTCCACAGACCCTCCTGCCATCCTCTCCCGGCACACACACGCACTTCGTTCACCTAAAACGCACCGCACGCCATCCACACAGGCCTCTGCCGGTCGGGTGATAAGAAGAGGAGCGCCCCCTCCCCCAGCGGTCTCCAACCAGACCCCTCCGCACCAAAGCTCAGGCCCGTACCGACGACACAAGCAGAGGCCTAAAGAGGGCCTGCACTATCGGGCTCTTGGGCCGACCGTGACGTCTGGCCCAGTCGTGGAGAAAGAGCATGTGAGGGATCTGCCCAGTCTGGTGCTATATGAAGGAGGACTAGCTCAGGTGGTCCAACGACatgagcatcatcatcatcacgaaCATCATCATCACTACCATCACTTCTATCAGTCCTGA
- the LOC127962653 gene encoding protein naked cuticle homolog 1 isoform X4 — MGKLHSKHAAICKARESPEGDSFVVNACLARKGLDDWMVKQKYYCPSSRVDQQDCQQKNTCGLSPRDLLDEGYAEGISDERYRLEVALPPEKTDICNVEERMQDTEGSATVGPHKQLQFEELECAVSVEEDNRQEWTFTLYDFDNNGKVTREDITSLLHTIYEVVDASVNHSPSSSKTLRVKLSVAPDSSQKWRNCTQSNTADTPHPKHKGEKCIEDSKTSEKKSRAFLRRYHADHHNQQGCQRHCVDENLERRNHYLDLAGIENYTSRFGAAAPAAEPAKPNHTTRSSNQTRSRSQEPENVHAYSVHHRRSQTISTDPPAILSRHTHALRSPKTHRTPSTQASAGRVIRRGAPPPPAVSNQTPPHQSSGPYRRHKQRPKEGLHYRALGPTVTSGPVVEKEHVRDLPSLVLYEGGLAQVVQRHEHHHHHEHHHHYHHFYQS, encoded by the exons ATGGGTAAACTTCATTCCAAACATG ctgcTATTTGTAAAGCGAGGGAGAGTCCTGAAG GCGATAGTTTTGTAGTTAACGCGTGTTTGGCGAGGAAAGGACTGGATGACTGGATGGTAAAGCAGAAGTATTACTGCCCGAGCTCTCGTGTAGATCAGCAGGACTGCCAGCAGAAAAATACCTGCGGACTGTCTCCACGG GACCTGTTGGATGAAGGTTATGCTGAAGGTATCAGTGACGAACGTTATCGTTTAGAAG TGGCCCTGCCCCCTGAGAAGACTGACATCTGTAATGTGGAAGAGAGAATGCAGGACACTGAAGGCTCTGCCACTGTCGGcccacacaaacaattacagtttgag GAGTTGGAGTGTGCTGTATCAGTTGAAGAAGATAACAGGCAGGAGTGGACTTTCACCCTCTACGATTTCGATAACAATGGCAAGGTCACACGAGAG GACATCACCAGTCTACTGCACACCATATATGAGGTGGTGGACGCGTCAGTGAATCACTCCCCCAGCAGCAGTAAGACCCTCAGGGTGAAGCTCTCTGTTGCTCCAGACTCCAGCCAGAAATGGAGGAACTGCACCCAGAGCAACACAG CAGACACTCCCCATCCCAAACATAAGGGAGAAAAGTGTATCGAGGACTCCAAGACTTCGGAGAAAAAGTCAAGAGCCTTTCTTAG GCGTTACCATGCTGATCACCACAACCAGCAAGGTTGCCAGCGGCACTGTGTAGATGAGAACTTGGAGAGAAGAAACCATTACCTTGACCTGGCTGGCATTGAAAACTACACATCCCGCTTTGGAGCAG CAGCTCCTGCCGCAGAACCAGCAAAACCCAACCATACCACACGTTCATCCAATCAGACACGCTCACGTTCTCAGGAACCAGAGAATGTGCACGCATACTCTGTTCACCATCGGCGCTCACAGACCATCTCCACAGACCCTCCTGCCATCCTCTCCCGGCACACACACGCACTTCGTTCACCTAAAACGCACCGCACGCCATCCACACAGGCCTCTGCCGGTCGGGTGATAAGAAGAGGAGCGCCCCCTCCCCCAGCGGTCTCCAACCAGACCCCTCCGCACCAAAGCTCAGGCCCGTACCGACGACACAAGCAGAGGCCTAAAGAGGGCCTGCACTATCGGGCTCTTGGGCCGACCGTGACGTCTGGCCCAGTCGTGGAGAAAGAGCATGTGAGGGATCTGCCCAGTCTGGTGCTATATGAAGGAGGACTAGCTCAGGTGGTCCAACGACatgagcatcatcatcatcacgaaCATCATCATCACTACCATCACTTCTATCAGTCCTGA
- the LOC127962653 gene encoding protein naked cuticle homolog 1 isoform X7 produces the protein MGKLHSKHAAICKARESPEGDSFVVNACLARKGLDDWMVKQKYYCPSSRVDQQDCQQKNTCGLSPRDLLDEGYAEGISDERYRLEVALPPEKTDICNVEERMQDTEGSATVGPHKQLQFEELECAVSVEEDNRQEWTFTLYDFDNNGKVTREDITSLLHTIYEVVDASVNHSPSSSKTLRVKLSVAPDSSQKWRNCTQSNTDTPHPKHKGEKCIEDSKTSEKKSRAFLRRYHADHHNQQGCQRHCVDENLERRNHYLDLAGIENYTSRFGAAPAAEPAKPNHTTRSSNQTRSRSQEPENVHAYSVHHRRSQTISTDPPAILSRHTHALRSPKTHRTPSTQASAGRVIRRGAPPPPAVSNQTPPHQSSGPYRRHKQRPKEGLHYRALGPTVTSGPVVEKEHVRDLPSLVLYEGGLAQVVQRHEHHHHHEHHHHYHHFYQS, from the exons ATGGGTAAACTTCATTCCAAACATG ctgcTATTTGTAAAGCGAGGGAGAGTCCTGAAG GCGATAGTTTTGTAGTTAACGCGTGTTTGGCGAGGAAAGGACTGGATGACTGGATGGTAAAGCAGAAGTATTACTGCCCGAGCTCTCGTGTAGATCAGCAGGACTGCCAGCAGAAAAATACCTGCGGACTGTCTCCACGG GACCTGTTGGATGAAGGTTATGCTGAAGGTATCAGTGACGAACGTTATCGTTTAGAAG TGGCCCTGCCCCCTGAGAAGACTGACATCTGTAATGTGGAAGAGAGAATGCAGGACACTGAAGGCTCTGCCACTGTCGGcccacacaaacaattacagtttgag GAGTTGGAGTGTGCTGTATCAGTTGAAGAAGATAACAGGCAGGAGTGGACTTTCACCCTCTACGATTTCGATAACAATGGCAAGGTCACACGAGAG GACATCACCAGTCTACTGCACACCATATATGAGGTGGTGGACGCGTCAGTGAATCACTCCCCCAGCAGCAGTAAGACCCTCAGGGTGAAGCTCTCTGTTGCTCCAGACTCCAGCCAGAAATGGAGGAACTGCACCCAGAGCAACACAG ACACTCCCCATCCCAAACATAAGGGAGAAAAGTGTATCGAGGACTCCAAGACTTCGGAGAAAAAGTCAAGAGCCTTTCTTAG GCGTTACCATGCTGATCACCACAACCAGCAAGGTTGCCAGCGGCACTGTGTAGATGAGAACTTGGAGAGAAGAAACCATTACCTTGACCTGGCTGGCATTGAAAACTACACATCCCGCTTTGGAGCAG CTCCTGCCGCAGAACCAGCAAAACCCAACCATACCACACGTTCATCCAATCAGACACGCTCACGTTCTCAGGAACCAGAGAATGTGCACGCATACTCTGTTCACCATCGGCGCTCACAGACCATCTCCACAGACCCTCCTGCCATCCTCTCCCGGCACACACACGCACTTCGTTCACCTAAAACGCACCGCACGCCATCCACACAGGCCTCTGCCGGTCGGGTGATAAGAAGAGGAGCGCCCCCTCCCCCAGCGGTCTCCAACCAGACCCCTCCGCACCAAAGCTCAGGCCCGTACCGACGACACAAGCAGAGGCCTAAAGAGGGCCTGCACTATCGGGCTCTTGGGCCGACCGTGACGTCTGGCCCAGTCGTGGAGAAAGAGCATGTGAGGGATCTGCCCAGTCTGGTGCTATATGAAGGAGGACTAGCTCAGGTGGTCCAACGACatgagcatcatcatcatcacgaaCATCATCATCACTACCATCACTTCTATCAGTCCTGA
- the LOC127962653 gene encoding protein naked cuticle homolog 1 isoform X6 has product MGKLHSKHAAICKARESPEGDSFVVNACLARKGLDDWMVKQKYYCPSSRVDQQDCQQKNTCGLSPRDLLDEGYAEGISDERYRLEVALPPEKTDICNVEERMQDTEGSATVGPHKQLQFEELECAVSVEEDNRQEWTFTLYDFDNNGKVTREDITSLLHTIYEVVDASVNHSPSSSKTLRVKLSVAPDSSQKWRNCTQSNTADTPHPKHKGEKCIEDSKTSEKKSRAFLRRYHADHHNQQGCQRHCVDENLERRNHYLDLAGIENYTSRFGAAPAAEPAKPNHTTRSSNQTRSRSQEPENVHAYSVHHRRSQTISTDPPAILSRHTHALRSPKTHRTPSTQASAGRVIRRGAPPPPAVSNQTPPHQSSGPYRRHKQRPKEGLHYRALGPTVTSGPVVEKEHVRDLPSLVLYEGGLAQVVQRHEHHHHHEHHHHYHHFYQS; this is encoded by the exons ATGGGTAAACTTCATTCCAAACATG ctgcTATTTGTAAAGCGAGGGAGAGTCCTGAAG GCGATAGTTTTGTAGTTAACGCGTGTTTGGCGAGGAAAGGACTGGATGACTGGATGGTAAAGCAGAAGTATTACTGCCCGAGCTCTCGTGTAGATCAGCAGGACTGCCAGCAGAAAAATACCTGCGGACTGTCTCCACGG GACCTGTTGGATGAAGGTTATGCTGAAGGTATCAGTGACGAACGTTATCGTTTAGAAG TGGCCCTGCCCCCTGAGAAGACTGACATCTGTAATGTGGAAGAGAGAATGCAGGACACTGAAGGCTCTGCCACTGTCGGcccacacaaacaattacagtttgag GAGTTGGAGTGTGCTGTATCAGTTGAAGAAGATAACAGGCAGGAGTGGACTTTCACCCTCTACGATTTCGATAACAATGGCAAGGTCACACGAGAG GACATCACCAGTCTACTGCACACCATATATGAGGTGGTGGACGCGTCAGTGAATCACTCCCCCAGCAGCAGTAAGACCCTCAGGGTGAAGCTCTCTGTTGCTCCAGACTCCAGCCAGAAATGGAGGAACTGCACCCAGAGCAACACAG CAGACACTCCCCATCCCAAACATAAGGGAGAAAAGTGTATCGAGGACTCCAAGACTTCGGAGAAAAAGTCAAGAGCCTTTCTTAG GCGTTACCATGCTGATCACCACAACCAGCAAGGTTGCCAGCGGCACTGTGTAGATGAGAACTTGGAGAGAAGAAACCATTACCTTGACCTGGCTGGCATTGAAAACTACACATCCCGCTTTGGAGCAG CTCCTGCCGCAGAACCAGCAAAACCCAACCATACCACACGTTCATCCAATCAGACACGCTCACGTTCTCAGGAACCAGAGAATGTGCACGCATACTCTGTTCACCATCGGCGCTCACAGACCATCTCCACAGACCCTCCTGCCATCCTCTCCCGGCACACACACGCACTTCGTTCACCTAAAACGCACCGCACGCCATCCACACAGGCCTCTGCCGGTCGGGTGATAAGAAGAGGAGCGCCCCCTCCCCCAGCGGTCTCCAACCAGACCCCTCCGCACCAAAGCTCAGGCCCGTACCGACGACACAAGCAGAGGCCTAAAGAGGGCCTGCACTATCGGGCTCTTGGGCCGACCGTGACGTCTGGCCCAGTCGTGGAGAAAGAGCATGTGAGGGATCTGCCCAGTCTGGTGCTATATGAAGGAGGACTAGCTCAGGTGGTCCAACGACatgagcatcatcatcatcacgaaCATCATCATCACTACCATCACTTCTATCAGTCCTGA